A single window of Labrus mixtus chromosome 23, fLabMix1.1, whole genome shotgun sequence DNA harbors:
- the gmpr2 gene encoding GMP reductase 2, protein MPRIENDIKLDFKDVLLRPKRSTLKSRSEVDLMRSFTFRNSKGTYRGIPIVAANMDTVGTFEMALALHQFTLFTTVHKHYSVDDWVGFAAKNPDCVKNVAVSTGTGDGDFDRISAILAAVPQLQYICVDVANGYSEHFVHFVKDVRQKFPSHTIMAGNVVTGEMVEELILAGADIIKVGIGPGSVCTTRKKTGVGYPQLSAVIECADAAHGLGGHIISDGGCTCPGDVSKAFGAGADFVMLGGMLAGHSECGGEVIEKSGKKYKLFYGMSSDTAMKKHAGGVAEYRASEGKTVEVPYKGPVDVTIRDILGGVRSTCTYVGAGKLKELSRRTTFIRVTQQLNTVFGNDS, encoded by the exons ATGCCTCGCATTGAGAATGACATCAAGCTGGACTTTAAGGACGTGCTCCTGCGTCCAAAGAGAAGCACGCTCAAGTCCAGGAGCGAG GTGGACCTAATGAGGAGCTTCACTTTCAGGAACTCCAAAGGCACCTACAGAGGGATCCCCATCGTCGCTGCTAACATGGACACTGTGGGGACCTTTGAGATGGCCTTGGCTCTGCATCAG TTCACTCTCTTCACCACGGTTCACAAACATTACTCCGTGGATGATTGGGTGGGGTTTGCTGCCAAGAATCCCGATTGCGTGAAG AACGTGGCGGTCAGCACAGGTACCGGCGACGGCGACTTTGACAGGATCTCAGCCATCTTGGCGGCGGTGCCACAGCTGCAGTACATCTGTGTAGACGTGGCCAACGGCTACTCCGAACACTTTGTTCACTTTGTCAAAGACGTCAGGCAGAAGTTCCCCTCGCACACTATAATG GCAGGAAATGTGGTGACAGGAGAGATGGTAGAAGAGTTGATCCTGGCTGGTGCTGACATCATCAAAGTTGGCATCGGACCAG GCTCTGTGTGTACCACCCGCAAGAAGACAGGTGTGGGATACCCCCAGCTCAGTGCTGTGATCGAGTGTGCAGACGCAGCCCATGGCTTGGGTGGCCACATCATCTCT GATGGGGGGTGTACTTGCCCAGGAGATGTCTCAAAGGCTTTTG GCGCTGGAGCGGACTTTGTGATGCTGGGCGGTATGCTCGCCGGCCATTCAGAATGCGGGGGTGAAGTTATCGAGAAGAGCGGCAAGAAGTACAAGCTGTTCTACGGTATGAGCTCCGACACAGCGATGAAGAAACATGCAGGGGGCGTGGCTGAGTACAG AGCATCGGAGGGGAAGACAGTGGAAGTGCCTTACAAAGGTCCGGTGGACGTGACAATACGAGACATCCTGGGTGGGGTCCGCTCTACCTGCACCTATGTAGGGGCGGGAAAGCTAAAGGAACTGAGCCGCAGGACCACCTTCATCAGGGTCACTCAACAGCTCAACACTGTCTTCGGCAATGACAGCTGA
- the LOC132958151 gene encoding tripartite motif-containing protein 16-like, with the protein MSDNLPKDHQVVYCDMCTEDNKQPAQKTCMKCEISMCVQHLQAHLTTPVLLQTHPLTEPIASGNGGLVVTTKCPQHGKLLEYYCLDDFNCVCVSCAIEDQHRLHNMKTFSTAHKELLEKVQAEQQALLVKADGANTSLEKWEKNEREKLGRSSVRLIEAVTNLRDLALTRVQSSVSARMVSIKTSKSSLKAAKSEKDTFRFLQMCSQVNQDLENAKAVDFRKGLEPGSDRNKLVEEITQRGEKMMEQVSNFWGSLLTHVDPENHQEISAVTSNLYFDSETLGQGMTLSKDGRKVFNSGELEKKILLIQGMSSRVNSYRWGISLSKDYDWTIGLCDKKCAINLQRGDIFGLCWKGNKLSAVTKENAEGENTVPMQLNKRGRSRRVSSQVISHYGEDVGEQIVRPEKVEVIWSCPNSLSFYNLIGQHQRRKIVTLTIGSTNQDLTPFVCLEMELQDSPVDLFGVGFVYRSHAQQQQQWKCSCGRVNVRNQNPYDYGGQKSSPNICACGKVIYFSHITEVLCELF; encoded by the coding sequence ATGTCCGACAATCTGCCCAAGGACCATCAAGTCGTCTACTGCGACATGTGTACAGAGGATAACAAACAACCAGCACAGAAGACCTGCATGAAATGTGAGATCTCCATGTGTGTCCAGCATCTCCAGGCTCATCTGACCACTCCTGTGTTACTGCAGACTCATCCTCTGACGGAGCCTATAGCTTCAGGAAATGGAGGTTTAGTTGTAACCACTAAATGCCCCCAACATGGCAAACTGCTTGAGTACTACTGCTTGGATGActtcaattgtgtgtgtgtttcatgtgctATTGAGGACCAGCACCGCCTACACAATATGAAGACCTTCTCCACAGCCCACAAAGAGCTACTGGAAAAGGTCCAAGCTGAGCAGCAGGCCTTACTGGTGAAGGCTGATGGTGCAAATACTAGTCTGGAAAAGTGGGagaagaatgaaagagaaaaactggGTCGCTCCAGTGTTCGTCTCATCGAGGCTGTGACTAACCTGCGTGACCTTGCCTTGACCAGGGTCCAGAGTTCGGTCTCTGCTCGTATGGTGTCCATCAAAACCAGTAAGAGCAGCTTAAAAGCAGCAAAGAGCGAGAAGGACACCTTCAGATTCCTGCAGATGTGTTCTCAGGTAAATCAGGATTTGGAGAATGCAAAGGCTGTGGATTTTAGAAAAGGGTTGGAGCCTGGCAGTGATCGCAACAAACTGGTTGAAGAGATAACACAGAGAGGTGAAAAAATGATGGAGCAGGTGAGCAACTTCTGGGGATCCCTGTTGACTCATGTTGACCCAGAGAACCACCAGGAGATCAGTGCAGTTACGTCAAACCTGTACTTTGACTCAGAGACTTTGGGCCAAGGCATGACGCTGTCCAAAGACGGCAGGAAGGTCTTCAACAGTGGTGAGCTGGAGAAAAAGATATTACTCATCCAGGGTATGTCTTCCAGAGTTAATAGCTACAGATGGGGAATAAGCCTCTCCAAAGACTATGACTGGACCATTGGATTATGTGACAAAAAGTGCGCAATAAATTTGCAACGTGGAGACATCTTTGGACTGTGCTGGAAAGGTAACAAGCTGAGTGCCGTCACAAAAGAGAATGCTGAGGGTGAAAATACGGTTCCAATGCAGCTTAATAAAAGAGGTAGAAGCCGAAGGGTTTCCAGTCAGGTAATCAGCCATTATGGTGAAGATGTGGGTGAACAAATAGTCCGTCCAGAAAAAGTGGAAGTCATATGGAGCTGTCCTAACTCGTTATCCTTTTACAATCTGATCGGCCAACACCAGAGAAGAAAAATAGTCACATTAACCATCGGGTCCACTAACCAGGACCTAACTCCTTTTGTTTGCTTGGAAATGGAGTTGCAAGATAGCCCAGTTGATTTATTTGGAGTTGGATTTGTATATAGATCACATGctcaacaacagcagcagtggaAATGCTCATGTGGGAGGGTAAACGTCAGGAATCAAAATCCATACGATTATGGAGGCCAGAAGTCTTCCCCAAACATCTGTGCTTGTGgaaaagttatttatttctcaCACATCACTGAGGTGCTTTGTGAACTTTTCTAA
- the LOC132958152 gene encoding tripartite motif-containing protein 16-like, with protein sequence MSDNLQKDHHVVYCDMCTEDNKQPARKTCMKCEISMCVQHLQAHLTTPVLLQTHPLTEPIASGNGGLVGTTKCPQHGKLLEYYCLDDLTCVCVSCAIEDQHSKHNMKTFSTAHKELLEKVQAEQQALLVKADGAITSLEKWEKNEREKLGRSSVRLIEAVTNLRDLALTRVQSSVSARMVSIKTSKSSLQAAKSEKDTFRFLQMYSQVNQDLENAKAVDFRKGLEPGSDRNKLVEEITQRGEKMMEQVSNFWGSLLTHVDPENQQEISTVRSNLYFDSETLGQGMTLSKDGKKVFNSGQLEKKILLIQGMSSRVNSYRWGISLSKDYDWTIGLCDKKFAIHLQHGDIFGLCWKGNNLSSFTTDDLEGENTVPMQLNKSATGRRVYTQVISHCGEDVGEQMVRPEEVEVIWSCPNSLSFYNLIGQHQRRKIVTLTIGSTNQDLTPFVCLEMQSQVRPVEDGYGSYAQQRQQWKCSCGRVNRRNQNPYGCGGQKSSPNICGCGKAEVLCELF encoded by the coding sequence ATGTCCGACAATCTGCAAAAGGACCATCATGTCGTCTACTGCGACATGTGTACAGAGGATAACAAACAACCAGCACGGAAGACCTGCATGAAATGTGAGATCTCCATGTGTGTCCAGCACCTCCAGGCTCATCTGACCACTCCTGTGTTACTGCAGACTCATCCTCTGACGGAGCCTATAGCTTCAGGAAATGGAGGTTTAGTTGGAACCACTAAATGCCCCCAACATGGCAAACTGCTTGAGTACTACTGCTTGGACGActtgacctgtgtgtgtgtttcatgtgctATTGAGGACCAGCACAGCAAACACAATATGAAGACCTTCTCCACAGCCCACAAAGAGCTACTGGAAAAGGTCCAAGCTGAGCAGCAGGCCTTACTGGTGAAGGCTGATGGTGCAATTACCAGTCTGGAAAAGTGGGagaagaatgaaagagaaaaactggGTCGCTCCAGTGTTCGTCTCATCGAGGCTGTGACTAACCTGCGTGACCTTGCCTTGACCAGGGTCCAGAGTTCGGTCTCTGCTCGTATGGTGTCCATCAAAACCAGCAAGAGCAGCTTACAAGCAGCAAAGAGCGAGAAGGACACCTTCAGATTCCTGCAGATGTATTCTCAGGTAAATCAGGATTTGGAGAATGCAAAGGCTGTGGATTTTAGAAAAGGGTTGGAGCCTGGCAGTGATCGCAACAAACTGGTTGAAGAGATAACACAGAGAGGTGAAAAAATGATGGAGCAGGTGAGCAACTTCTGGGGATCCCTGTTGACTCATGTTGACCCAGAGAACCAGCAGGAGATCAGTACAGTTAGGTCAAACCTGTACTTTGACTCAGAGACTTTGGGCCAAGGCATGACGCTGTCCAAAGACGGCAAGAAGGTCTTCAACAGTGGTCAGCTGGAGAAAAAGATATTACTCATCCAGGGTATGTCTTCCAGAGTTAATAGCTACAGATGGGGAATAAGCCTCTCCAAAGACTATGACTGGACCATTGGATTATGTGACAAAAAGTTTGCAATACATTTGCAACATGGAGACATCTTTGGACTGTGCTGGAAAGGTAACAACCTGAGCTCCTTCACAACAGATGATCTTGAGGGTGAAAATACGGTTCCAATGCAGCTTAATAAAAGCGCTACAGGCCGAAGGGTTTACACTCAGGTAATCAGCCATTGTGGTGAAGATGTGGGTGAACAAATGGTCCGTCCAGAAGAAGTAGAAGTCATATGGAGCTGTCCTAACTCGTTATCCTTTTACAATCTGATCGGCCAACACCAGAGAAGAAAAATAGTCACATTAACCATCGGGTCCACTAACCAGGACCTAACTCCTTTTGTTTGCTTGGAAATGCAGTCACAAGTCAGGCCAGTTGAAGACGGATATGGATCATATGCTCAACAACGACAGCAGTGGAAATGCTCATGTGGGAGGGTAAACCGCAGGAATCAAAATCCATACGGTTGTGGAGGCCAGAAGTCTTCCCCAAACATCTGTGGTTGTGGAAAAGCTGAGGTGCTTTGCGAACTTTTCTAA